A window of Syntrophorhabdales bacterium contains these coding sequences:
- a CDS encoding response regulator, whose translation MVEKICDDKDVILVVDDEEMIEEMIEQMVERRGCLHASYNDPAEALQYYIENSQKITLMITDLTMPKLSGSDLIKAALQINPKLQIILLTGYAEEHIPVDVRPLTHAILPKPFVQADVIDVVRTALDKVDHQHLSS comes from the coding sequence ATGGTAGAGAAAATCTGCGATGATAAAGACGTTATTCTTGTTGTGGATGACGAGGAAATGATCGAAGAAATGATCGAACAGATGGTGGAGCGCCGTGGATGCCTCCATGCATCGTATAACGATCCCGCAGAGGCGCTACAGTATTATATAGAGAACAGTCAGAAGATCACACTTATGATTACCGACCTCACCATGCCCAAGTTGTCTGGTTCCGACCTCATCAAGGCTGCTCTCCAGATCAACCCCAAGCTCCAGATAATCCTCCTGACCGGCTATGCGGAGGAACACATCCCCGTCGATGTACGTCCTCTTACACATGCCATACTGCCGAAACCCTTCGTGCAAGCAGATGTGATCGATGTTGTGCGAACAGCACTCGACAAGGTCGATCACCAACACCTGTCAAGCTAG
- a CDS encoding recombinase family protein, translating into MDTSTPDGFLNFAMKAFLGEMERRQVKHRTKKAMEYKKNQGAVVGSVPYGYKRNGNGLEENPQEQAVIKLINELYRQSARLMEICRVLKEKGIKTGKGSSFSSQQVKRIVDGYKNRYSKENGRLSKSIRQFIKAIA; encoded by the coding sequence GTGGACACCAGCACTCCTGATGGGTTCCTCAACTTCGCCATGAAAGCGTTCCTGGGTGAAATGGAGCGCAGACAGGTCAAACATCGTACGAAGAAGGCGATGGAGTATAAAAAGAACCAGGGCGCGGTGGTCGGGTCCGTGCCATATGGCTACAAGAGAAATGGCAACGGCCTTGAGGAAAATCCGCAGGAGCAAGCGGTAATCAAGCTTATCAACGAGCTGTACCGGCAGTCGGCGCGGCTGATGGAGATATGCAGAGTCCTGAAGGAAAAGGGGATCAAGACCGGGAAGGGCAGCTCGTTTAGCTCGCAACAGGTGAAGCGGATCGTCGATGGCTACAAGAATCGGTACTCCAAAGAGAATGGCCGGTTGAGCAAGAGCATTAGGCAGTTCATTAAGGCCATCGCCTAA